In Deinococcus detaillensis, one DNA window encodes the following:
- a CDS encoding RNA polymerase sigma factor, with the protein MRSDDAARAEAGPVISSPVISDSATSDAELIARFALRDEAALGKLFDRYHAAAYGLALYILKESAAAQEIVHDSFLKVWAKPQLFDPQRAAFSTFILTVVRHAAISKLRGVRFHTSLEDEEGTPLPLADERVDLLTQTEQRQVSERVQAALSGLKPPQRETVERAYYRGQTREEIAAAMQVPVGTVKSRLKYALERLRGMLSEQGLHDAGNVEPEGEVESR; encoded by the coding sequence ATGCGGAGCGATGATGCGGCCAGAGCCGAAGCGGGGCCAGTCATCAGCAGTCCGGTCATCAGCGATTCAGCCACCAGTGACGCCGAGCTGATCGCCCGCTTTGCCCTGCGCGACGAAGCGGCGCTGGGCAAACTGTTTGACCGTTATCACGCCGCCGCGTACGGTTTGGCGCTCTACATCCTCAAGGAAAGCGCGGCGGCGCAAGAAATCGTTCACGACTCGTTTTTGAAAGTCTGGGCAAAGCCCCAGCTCTTTGACCCGCAGCGGGCCGCCTTTTCCACGTTCATCCTGACGGTGGTGCGCCACGCGGCCATTTCCAAACTGCGCGGCGTGCGCTTTCACACTTCCTTGGAGGACGAGGAAGGCACACCGCTGCCGCTGGCCGACGAACGGGTGGACTTGCTCACGCAAACCGAGCAGCGCCAAGTCTCCGAGCGGGTGCAAGCGGCACTCTCGGGTCTCAAGCCCCCCCAGCGCGAGACGGTGGAGCGGGCTTACTACAGAGGGCAAACCCGTGAGGAAATCGCGGCGGCCATGCAAGTGCCGGTGGGCACCGTCAAAAGCCGTCTCAAGTACGCTCTGGAACGCCTGCGCGGCATGCTGAGCGAACAAGGGCTACACGACGCTGGAAATGTTGAGCCGGAAGGGGAGGTGGAAAGCCGATGA
- a CDS encoding flavin reductase family protein has protein sequence MTLPPHEFRQTLGRFASGVTIITAFHAGEKRGMTANAFVSVSLSPPLILVSVDKRASMHDALAEVERFGVSVLSTSQRALSEHFAGKPQSASVIWFDHEGLPLIGGAVAQLVCRKERSIDAGDHTLYLGEVQYSRYTDDDPLVYFRGEYHELS, from the coding sequence ATGACTTTGCCTCCCCACGAGTTCCGTCAAACGCTGGGCCGTTTTGCCAGCGGCGTCACCATCATCACCGCCTTCCATGCGGGCGAAAAGCGCGGCATGACCGCCAACGCCTTTGTCAGCGTCAGCTTGTCTCCGCCGCTGATTTTGGTCAGCGTGGACAAGCGGGCCAGTATGCACGACGCGCTGGCCGAGGTCGAGCGGTTCGGCGTCAGCGTGCTGAGTACCTCGCAGCGGGCGCTGAGCGAGCATTTCGCGGGTAAGCCGCAGAGCGCTTCGGTGATCTGGTTTGACCACGAAGGTCTGCCGCTGATCGGCGGCGCGGTGGCCCAACTGGTCTGCCGCAAAGAGCGCAGCATTGACGCGGGCGACCACACTTTGTACTTGGGTGAAGTGCAGTACAGCCGCTACACCGACGACGACCCGCTGGTTTACTTCCGGGGCGAGTACCACGAACTGAGCTGA
- the alr gene encoding alanine racemase yields MLARSQAQISLSALRHNAQLLSRRAGVRLIAPVKANAYGHGLELVVRALEDLPEVWGFAVAMPREAQALAALRPSKPVLLLTPAAPQEFAELTDLGVRLNISTAEEVAALPKNAKVHLKVETGMNRNGARPIEAVRLGQQLADLGMLEGVYTHFARADEPDLGPTRQQLEVFQTVLAQLPSSVSGAPLLAHAANGGGVLGLGQVEGLSLARPGLALYGYAPEHLHGLWPLRPALRLMARVGSVHRVYVGETIGYGGLYTAERDQDVATVQFGYADGYPRNATLKAQCVVAGQVRPVRGRICMDQFMLDVSGLSVKVGDWVEVWGSGPVTLGDVAAWGDTVDYEVLTGLGERVERVAAE; encoded by the coding sequence ATGTTGGCCCGCTCTCAAGCCCAGATTTCGCTGTCCGCTCTGCGGCACAATGCCCAGCTTCTCTCACGCCGGGCCGGAGTGCGGCTGATCGCCCCCGTCAAAGCCAACGCTTACGGCCACGGCCTGGAGCTGGTGGTGCGGGCGCTGGAAGACTTGCCGGAGGTGTGGGGCTTCGCGGTGGCCATGCCGCGTGAAGCGCAGGCGCTGGCGGCCCTCAGGCCCAGCAAGCCGGTGCTGCTGCTGACCCCCGCCGCGCCGCAGGAGTTTGCCGAACTCACCGACTTGGGCGTGCGGCTGAACATCAGCACCGCCGAGGAAGTCGCCGCCTTGCCGAAAAATGCCAAGGTGCATTTGAAAGTGGAAACCGGCATGAACCGCAACGGCGCGAGGCCGATCGAAGCCGTCAGGCTCGGTCAGCAGCTCGCGGATCTGGGAATGCTGGAAGGCGTCTACACCCATTTTGCCCGCGCCGACGAACCCGACCTCGGCCCTACCCGCCAGCAGCTTGAAGTCTTTCAAACGGTCTTGGCACAGCTTCCATCCTCGGTCAGTGGCGCTCCGCTGCTGGCCCACGCGGCCAACGGCGGCGGCGTGCTGGGCCTCGGTCAGGTGGAGGGGCTGAGTCTGGCCCGTCCGGGGCTGGCGCTCTACGGCTACGCGCCGGAGCATCTGCACGGCCTGTGGCCGCTGCGGCCTGCCCTGCGCTTGATGGCCCGCGTCGGCTCAGTCCACCGCGTTTATGTGGGCGAAACCATCGGTTACGGCGGGCTGTACACGGCGGAGCGCGACCAAGACGTTGCCACCGTGCAATTTGGCTACGCCGACGGCTACCCGCGCAACGCCACCCTCAAAGCGCAGTGTGTGGTGGCGGGTCAGGTGCGCCCAGTGCGGGGCCGCATCTGTATGGATCAGTTCATGCTGGATGTCAGCGGCCTGAGCGTGAAGGTGGGCGACTGGGTGGAAGTCTGGGGCAGCGGGCCGGTGACGCTGGGCGACGTGGCGGCGTGGGGCGACACCGTGGACTATGAAGTGCTGACCGGGCTGGGCGAGCGGGTGGAGCGGGTGGCGGCGGAGTGA
- a CDS encoding HAD-IA family hydrolase has product MTVSASTIQALIFDFDGTILDTETLEFRRWEALYRQHGRELALRDWQQGVGTWDAFDPWLGLPDTVQMRRSEVHAELHDQIIADITVSELRPGVLGVLEEARAVGLRLALATSSDKVWVSRWLEQHGLLGFFEVMATRYDVTQVKPSPELYTLAVTQLGLRPEQCLAIEDSFNGATAAAGAGVRVVVVPNEVTATQAFLPTWPRLAGFTTLADLLAAGEVELPS; this is encoded by the coding sequence ATGACCGTTTCTGCTTCCACCATCCAAGCCCTGATCTTTGATTTCGACGGCACCATCCTCGATACAGAAACCCTTGAATTTCGCCGCTGGGAAGCGCTCTACCGTCAGCACGGGCGCGAGCTGGCGCTCCGTGACTGGCAGCAGGGCGTGGGCACTTGGGACGCTTTCGATCCTTGGCTGGGGCTCCCCGATACCGTGCAGATGCGCCGGAGCGAAGTCCACGCCGAGCTGCACGACCAGATCATTGCCGACATCACCGTCTCCGAGTTGCGCCCCGGCGTGCTGGGCGTGCTGGAAGAAGCGCGGGCGGTGGGCCTCCGGCTGGCTCTGGCGACCAGCAGCGACAAAGTCTGGGTCAGCCGCTGGCTGGAGCAGCACGGCCTCCTCGGGTTTTTTGAGGTGATGGCCACCCGCTACGACGTGACTCAGGTCAAGCCCAGCCCGGAGCTGTACACGCTGGCGGTCACGCAACTGGGTCTGCGCCCTGAGCAGTGTCTGGCCATAGAAGACAGCTTCAACGGCGCGACGGCTGCCGCTGGTGCTGGCGTGCGGGTGGTGGTGGTGCCCAACGAAGTGACGGCCACCCAAGCTTTTTTGCCGACTTGGCCGCGTTTGGCAGGCTTTACCACGCTGGCTGACTTGTTGGCGGCTGGAGAAGTGGAGTTGCCGTCTTAG
- a CDS encoding HD domain-containing protein: MQRNQAYALMLQHTPSESLQRHMLNVEAAMRFYARIWNEDEETYAVTGLLHDFDYELHPEQHPFWGVEYLRSNTELSEEVLTAILGHATYSGVARETKLAQTLFAVDELTGLVQAAALVRPDKDVSKVELSSLKKRFKNKAFAGGVNREEVTQGAQELGVDLDTHVQNVLKAMGEMES, from the coding sequence ATGCAGCGCAACCAAGCCTACGCCCTGATGCTCCAGCACACCCCCTCCGAATCTTTGCAGCGGCACATGCTGAATGTGGAAGCGGCCATGCGCTTTTATGCCCGCATCTGGAATGAAGATGAAGAAACGTACGCCGTGACTGGCCTGCTGCACGACTTCGATTACGAACTTCACCCGGAGCAGCACCCGTTTTGGGGCGTGGAGTATTTGCGCTCCAACACTGAACTCAGTGAAGAGGTGCTGACGGCCATTCTCGGCCACGCGACTTACAGCGGGGTGGCGCGTGAAACCAAATTGGCTCAGACGCTGTTTGCCGTAGACGAGCTGACCGGCTTGGTGCAGGCCGCCGCACTGGTGCGCCCCGACAAAGACGTGAGCAAGGTTGAGCTCTCCAGCCTCAAGAAGCGCTTCAAAAATAAAGCGTTCGCAGGCGGCGTCAACCGTGAGGAGGTCACGCAAGGCGCACAGGAACTCGGCGTGGATTTGGACACCCACGTGCAAAATGTGCTGAAAGCGATGGGAGAGATGGAGAGCTGA
- a CDS encoding agmatine deiminase family protein translates to MTHFSPADPSPHALGFAMPSEWAPHAATWLGWPADDELWFGHLAGVRSEFAELIKTIARFEPVQLIVRDEESEHDARLRLEGSNVTYHRQALDDVWLRDSGPIFIKRGQQVGLINWRFNAWGGKFEFENDNQVPEYVAGALGMAHWDRPEVLEGGGLEVNGAGVGLTTRSCFLTDTRNPDLTEAGYAALLQETLGLGKLLWLGGGLENDHTDGHIDTITRFVNETTLVTSIESDPEDANFAPMQRNLAALREMTDASGQPFTVVELPLPAARLEGAEGRLPPTYANFYIGNGFVVVPQYHDANDKKALEVLRPLFPGRQVIGLPSRQLIEGGGSFHCVTQQQPAGEVWTGKEA, encoded by the coding sequence ATGACCCACTTCTCCCCTGCCGACCCCAGCCCCCACGCACTGGGCTTTGCCATGCCGTCGGAATGGGCACCCCACGCCGCCACCTGGCTGGGCTGGCCCGCTGACGACGAGCTTTGGTTTGGCCATCTGGCCGGAGTGCGCAGCGAGTTCGCGGAACTCATTAAAACCATTGCCCGCTTTGAACCGGTTCAATTGATTGTGCGTGACGAGGAAAGCGAACACGACGCCCGCCTGAGGCTGGAGGGTTCCAATGTCACCTACCACCGCCAAGCCCTAGACGACGTGTGGCTGCGCGACAGCGGCCCGATTTTTATCAAGCGCGGCCAGCAAGTCGGCCTGATCAATTGGCGCTTTAACGCTTGGGGCGGTAAATTTGAATTTGAAAACGACAACCAAGTACCCGAATATGTGGCGGGAGCGCTCGGCATGGCGCACTGGGACAGGCCCGAGGTGCTGGAAGGCGGCGGCTTGGAAGTCAACGGCGCGGGCGTGGGCCTGACCACCCGTTCGTGCTTTTTGACGGATACCCGCAATCCTGATTTGACTGAAGCGGGGTACGCGGCGCTGCTGCAAGAGACGCTGGGCCTGGGAAAACTGCTGTGGCTCGGCGGCGGCCTGGAAAACGACCACACCGACGGCCACATCGACACCATCACCCGCTTTGTGAATGAAACCACCCTCGTGACCAGCATAGAGAGCGACCCAGAGGACGCCAATTTTGCCCCGATGCAGCGCAACTTGGCCGCCCTGCGCGAGATGACCGACGCCAGCGGCCAGCCTTTCACAGTCGTGGAGTTGCCGCTGCCTGCCGCCCGCTTGGAAGGCGCGGAAGGCCGGCTGCCGCCCACCTACGCCAACTTTTATATCGGCAACGGCTTTGTGGTGGTGCCGCAGTACCACGACGCCAACGACAAAAAAGCCTTGGAGGTGTTGAGGCCACTTTTTCCGGGCCGCCAAGTCATCGGCCTGCCTAGCCGCCAACTTATCGAGGGCGGCGGCTCGTTCCACTGCGTCACTCAGCAGCAGCCAGCGGGCGAGGTGTGGACGGGCAAAGAAGCTTAA
- a CDS encoding potassium channel family protein, which translates to MSSVRPIWLVLVLLTLIGGGASGYHWLEGWNWSDSVYMTLMVLTTVGFNEVHQLSRPGEYFTDVLMVAGIGLMLYLLTVLAESALRGVVDPQRARRRKERRVKMLKGHTLVCGYGQVGEAVCAALKQAGRSVVVIDTDAERLAYASAHGLQVLGGDATDEEVLKRAGVERAGALVSVIHSDPANLYVVLSARGLVPELKIIARASDESAARKMRRAGASEVVNPYQLSGNRIARLMIAPHLARFLSSDLDSSHFTVREGAVPSGYVGKTIEQFGQDSGALVVAIWRDNQALRARPQEVLLSTDTLLLAGTAAEVAGVGS; encoded by the coding sequence ATGTCCAGCGTGCGCCCGATCTGGTTGGTGTTGGTGCTGCTGACCCTCATCGGTGGCGGCGCGTCGGGCTATCACTGGCTGGAAGGCTGGAACTGGTCAGACAGCGTGTACATGACGCTGATGGTGCTGACCACGGTGGGCTTCAATGAAGTGCATCAACTCAGCCGCCCAGGCGAGTATTTCACCGATGTCTTGATGGTGGCGGGCATCGGGCTGATGCTGTATTTGCTGACGGTTTTGGCCGAAAGTGCGCTGCGCGGCGTGGTCGATCCGCAACGGGCGCGGCGCAGAAAGGAGCGGCGAGTGAAAATGCTCAAGGGTCATACGTTGGTGTGCGGCTACGGCCAAGTCGGTGAAGCGGTCTGCGCCGCCCTCAAGCAAGCCGGCCGCAGCGTGGTGGTGATCGACACCGACGCGGAGCGCTTGGCCTACGCGTCGGCGCACGGGTTGCAGGTGCTGGGAGGCGACGCCACCGACGAAGAAGTGCTCAAGCGGGCAGGCGTTGAAAGAGCCGGCGCTTTGGTCAGCGTCATTCATTCTGATCCGGCCAATTTGTATGTGGTGCTCTCGGCCAGGGGCTTGGTGCCGGAACTCAAAATCATTGCGCGGGCCAGTGACGAAAGCGCGGCCCGCAAAATGCGCCGGGCGGGGGCCAGCGAGGTGGTCAACCCTTATCAGCTCAGCGGCAACCGCATTGCCCGGCTGATGATCGCGCCGCACCTGGCCCGCTTCCTGAGCAGCGACCTCGATTCCAGCCACTTCACGGTGCGCGAGGGCGCGGTGCCGAGCGGCTATGTGGGCAAAACCATCGAGCAGTTCGGCCAAGACAGCGGAGCGCTGGTGGTGGCGATTTGGCGGGACAACCAAGCTCTGCGTGCCCGCCCGCAGGAAGTCTTGCTGAGCACCGATACCCTGCTGCTGGCCGGAACGGCGGCAGAGGTGGCGGGGGTGGGGAGCTAA
- the aguB gene encoding N-carbamoylputrescine amidase → MSTPAAPMPSSVNLAVIQMHVTDQLADNLTRAEQHVRDAAGAGANVILLPELFESLYFCQVEREDYFALAHPVEGHPFLGQFQNLAAELGVVLPISFFEAAGQTHYNSLACIDADGKMLGVYRKAHIPDGPGYEEKYYFTPGDTGFKVWPTRYGRVGAGICWDQWYPESARAMLLLGADFLLYPTAIGSEPEGVESPNSHAMWQRAMQGHAVSNSSYVGAANRIGAEVVAGLTQTYYGHSFISDYTGELVAEFGSAEEGALIHPMNLQEARKFRAGMGFFRDRRPELYGPLMTMDGVTRRS, encoded by the coding sequence ATGTCCACTCCCGCTGCACCAATGCCTTCAAGCGTCAATCTGGCCGTCATTCAAATGCACGTCACCGACCAACTCGCCGACAACCTGACGCGGGCCGAGCAGCATGTCAGAGACGCCGCCGGAGCAGGCGCGAACGTCATTTTGCTGCCGGAACTGTTTGAAAGCCTGTACTTTTGCCAAGTGGAGCGCGAAGACTACTTTGCTCTGGCGCATCCGGTCGAAGGCCACCCCTTTTTGGGCCAATTTCAAAATCTGGCCGCTGAACTCGGCGTAGTGTTGCCGATCAGCTTTTTTGAAGCGGCGGGCCAGACCCATTACAACTCGCTGGCCTGCATCGACGCAGACGGCAAGATGCTCGGCGTCTACCGCAAAGCCCACATTCCTGACGGGCCAGGCTACGAAGAAAAGTACTATTTCACGCCCGGCGACACCGGCTTCAAGGTCTGGCCGACCCGGTATGGGCGCGTTGGCGCGGGCATCTGCTGGGATCAGTGGTATCCCGAATCGGCGCGGGCCATGCTGCTGCTGGGCGCTGACTTTTTGCTGTACCCCACCGCCATCGGCTCGGAACCTGAGGGCGTGGAAAGCCCCAACAGCCACGCCATGTGGCAGCGGGCCATGCAGGGCCACGCGGTCAGCAACTCCAGCTATGTGGGCGCGGCCAACCGCATCGGCGCTGAAGTGGTGGCGGGGCTGACCCAGACTTATTACGGCCACAGTTTTATTAGTGATTACACCGGCGAATTGGTAGCCGAATTCGGGAGCGCTGAGGAAGGAGCGCTGATTCACCCGATGAACTTGCAAGAAGCCCGCAAATTCCGGGCGGGCATGGGCTTTTTTCGGGACCGCCGTCCCGAACTCTACGGCCCACTGATGACCATGGACGGCGTGACGCGGCGGAGCTGA